In the Colletotrichum lupini chromosome 4, complete sequence genome, CGTAGGGGTTGGGGAGCTTTCGACTACCATGCATTTCATATGGAGATAGCATTCGGCTAATACACCCCACAGGCCAACGGATATGCTGATGCTCAAGCGATCTATGTTGACGACAAGACAAGCAAGGAGCTTTTCTGGACGATTAACAGACGAATCCTGGCTTGTATGCTGGGCACATACTTCTGCCAGTCCCTCGACAAAGGCACCCTTGGCTTTGCCTCCATAATGAACATCAAACAAGATGCCAACCTCGTGGGCCAACAGTTCAGGTAAAACAATACCTTCTATCCGTAACCGGGAAAAGAAGGTTTCGAAGAGCAACAGCTTACTTTTTGTTAACTAGCTGGCTCGGAACAATTCTGTATATGGGTGTTCTCGTTGGAGAGTACCCGACCAATTTGCTTCTGCAGAAACTCCCCGTCGCAAAATATCTCGCCGCCAATGTTTTCTGCTGGGGCATTGTAATTGCATGCTCGGCTGCCGCCAAGAACTTCACAGCCTTGATGATTGTCAGATTCCTGCTCGGAGTATTTGAGTCTTGCGTTCAGCCGGCTTTCATCATCATGTTTGTCAACCCTAGCCGCCTGAATGGTAGACAATCCTGCTGACACAAAACTAATAGgactgtcggattggaagtccaattcgaccgcggcatacagccgactgcgcaggggccaattgggggccctatttacgattatcgtagccagcctaacctatagttagaacctcctttttatacttactacgcaaatatttatatagtttaattaatctcttcgttaactacggttcgaactaactaccctataataaggatactaatactaattagtaattaaactttattattatagatcggtaaggtattttattacgtaaaagagacgactttttaatactatataagataggagatttatattaattaaccttatagaaatagataaaaaagaaggcgattcttaaatactatatagaattaagtaattatagccctttactacttacgagaggtcgacgtttactatattaaattacgttaattaacagaactacttaagtaactagccttttactatcgccccgagtagcttttttactaaacgacttttttatagccggcctgcgattagaaattaactaaggaagctatttagagattataaagagcacgaggcttaagaggctagaagtgTACGAGATAATAGAAAtcggtaattagtaaagatcccgagactaattactatatctttttacggtaatataaacgtctaccgctactattattaaaaagaattactaaaacctacccttttttactaaataaaaaagaggatcctagtaggtataatagctagtaatttaaaagggtagtagtaattattaaaaataataaaaacgagagtagtagtaagacggtaagaagaagcgggaatctcctaaaccctaataaattcgttgggtagtaaaagcacggatttattataacctgcgcgcggattaaatatatccttattaagattaaatacgctaataattactaatacgggcataagctagaataagccccttagtaagttagggtaaaaaagaagaggacgaaacccgatcctaaatagaatcctaatcctttataaataaataaatattaacccggactattaggggacgtggatatatagaattacggattagcctaacggtaagtaaattaacgtagtattaatctatttaactaaggtctataagaaaaaggggctataggggtaacccctattttataaaatcgtaaacgaccttagctactaactagacgaatagttcgcaagcgtaagcctaggaatcgcaaaagtagttaataaattcctctataggcgaggggtattactagcgtaattataattataagagctatataaaatactaataacgataattataaaagaggaatttgtgctatagaactaagcataggttaatagagcgtataattgctttaacgaatttaaaaaaagggtaaacgacctagatttcctccctataattactaatagaaatctattgttataaaaggatataccggggtaaaatatagtgctagaagtacgataatcgataattctgcctattttaatctataactcgttactgctattaatacgaaattcggcgctaattagttaataagaaaggaggtagacgacctaaagttattaataatacgtagcgacgcagggtttatatataaatactaaaaatttagtaacgaatacgaggcaatttatagaccttaaaaagatcttctcgaaagagaaattatactctagggggaagtatgaggttttataagaaaccctaacgatattttataattactacgaaaaagtcggaattagggaacactagtactattcggtaattaatatcgtactcgtaagtaaagcctttaattattattataaagcggtgcgtaatttcgatcgaaacgacttttttaatataattaacgtaatccgaagccgctttaagacttataataagaacctagagctcttatttaagctacgagcgattttttatatatttataactaggataatagagggcaaattgcgagtagagatccttaaagagcttattaatcgaatcgataagctagtaaaaacctagctaaataaggggataaacgagcggaaagtcggatatctttataccgtagtttagcgtatattaaaaataaagatcaccctatactaagtacttaaaaactacgagacgctctacttaaggctaagatctagctttaatattaaagcgagaataccgtactaaacctatttttaaacgtacgacggcccttattagtaatattaggtcgatcgaacgtataataagaaaagaaaagaggctaaatacggtaatcgctaataaggaggcctagattcgttaaataggcagagatttaacttataggtagggtaataaaagaggtaatattatatttataaaaagaatagatattagttaagtaactactttaaagaagagcgtattaaatcgtacgaatagtatagaaagtcgagggtaataaacggtaaaactagccctcgtcggtttaactaattccttattatatataaaagtagatctaggggcacggaacctagtaatagtagctaaagtagtagcctaaagtatatactccctataagagatttagaaaataaaaaagatcttaccccctatattaacgaattagattacgacgaaatcgacgatattaactactcttttttcgccccgttagcttctagaggatatacgaggctaaacgaatagaggatagtaaaagctcttaataaataggcttttatttatagatagtaagagaaggtcccttaaataacgaatatagaggtagctaaaagggcgaatctaatagggccgaagcctattttcttaataattaaaaagaagacgctatcttttttaatatttaaaaaaaaagaacatagtactaagcaaatctaggggtagctagaggggtcctttttatactacttagatcccttaaatactaagcttatataagtattttatgcgagcgaaaggtacggcctagataatttttataagattatcctaaatactagggtattataatagttaattaaaggaaaagggtaattctaagcgctatagaagatcgcgctagtaacgcttaatatattaataataggtattacgaggattagtttcggcctaagtaaagaaatcgtcgccctaggtatagtagaagtagagacgtacttcggaacgataactttttatattttacttattaataccctatttctcttatatctaaaaaatatagattaactaggtattatatttaataatataaggaatagaatctctagcggtaagtactttaaaatagttaaacgacgataggggcatgcgtttataaagcttattaataatacgaagtcgattaattatctaacggaaagtaagcttagaagactatactaaagatttaggcacccgttagttacgaggctatataacctcttaaagtaattaggtaataataatatcgaaataggggcgctagagtagttaacgaaagtatattactaatactaaataaatgcgcagagcctatatagatttaagtttaaattacgtaataagcttaactttaactaggaaatcgtcgttaatattttctatttaaatagttagctagtactatatataatcgacgtaactatatccttctaggtagggcaattcttttacgatttataaataaaaataatataaatagctttacgaaaaagctagatcgatatatactaaggaccgctagacggtattagaactaatactaatactagctttaagttaataaaatttagggataatataacggcctacggtatatagctaaaagtcgtacttattaaagcgtactataatattaaaaaggtagagagggcacactagtagttaaaaagggcgtttagaattattaaaaaggaaaatccggattttattaacgacgaatgcctctaaatagtacttaaatactataacgatactatggggcctaacggacttatattaacgctattagtatttagagcatatttaagaacgaccttagccttattaccgtcgctaggcataagctaacgagcccgagtagttaaaaaagtaatataggtactgcgcgaagtaagtataaaaaggtaagttaacgaggtaattactatatataataggcccgatataggggataatttaaatatactactaaattcggatatataaatatagcgcgaaattacctaatagtaggctaggctatataagttaatttttattaacgagcgctcttatatagttacgagaaatcgtaactagctacttaaagtattaattataatagttagaccgtattatatagatcttaacgaggtgatttttaacttataaaaagaaaaagagctaggggaaactatataacccgcggtagaggtataggaaattatcctcgacgaaatcgtcgtagtagtattaataaacgataaagaagaggaaattactaaaagggtactaatattactagcgagacgtcgtaaaaaactacgatagtaagccctaacatAGCAATTTATCACTAGTAAcgacgtaattaatactttttatatagtaaaaaagaaagccgatttcgagctagtagttaaactatataaagaaggtataattataactattaaaaagctatataagggattagatcttatcgaagtagatactctttataatcgaggggtctattaatttatcttatacaacttaaaaaaatatataaacttttatatatttaaattacgaatagttcgtaagattaaaaggaaaggaataccctagccgtacgagaagtttaaatacgtaatttaggggtacggcgacgttaaaaaggcgacgctacttatataatcgcccactatatagcgctatagctaacgattaataatagtactaatagcatcgttacggaagaagggatataagatttagagccgtaatattacctaggcctatacttaattagctatagggcttataaagaaaatcctagcctatttaccgaaggaaatagctagtaagtacttaaaaagtacgattattaaagtacttaagctactatataggctcgcagaatcgggcacttattaataaactacttattacgatttttatattaattaactattaatagttacctctacgtacgacctatacttactagttacggagtacgaaagtaactaatttaagatcgttaaaatataaactaacgatatattaagcttatccgatattaactttataaaaaaagaggataaggagctttaaaaagcgggcttcgtagcgaagctaaaaaaggtctttataataaatacccccctagtatttaataataagattcttataattaaaagggaaaccgttattttttaataaaaagggtagggtaagaaaattaaccttattaatccgaacgtaactaacgttaagaagtagtataaagctaagcttgtgcaaagggtatatattataagtatttattagcctaaggtaacttttaactacgctagagtagtataagctataaatttaactaaataagacgtcgaggtatttaataagtagcttaaatagtaataaataaatctcgatcgaggtctcgtttactacctaatcgaccttacgattagtaagctctacgtcttcgttaataagttatttacgaataataataactttacttcgtaattagggtatattattatcctagctaatgagagtataagtaagagcgaattcactatatatagtaatataatctattactcgttaattaaaagtaagcgggtaacgagaagtatattagcgttagaggtttatagtataattaacggcgttaacctcttttacgtaattttaataacgctaaggaagattaccgatcgaattagttttttacttattctaatagttatttatatagattcttacttattatacgaataccttattaaattaagaacgacgaaagaaaagaggcttataatcgatattatagcccttaggtaatcgtacgaaaggcgcgagatactcgagatctattagattaataataaaaataacttcgtaaacgcttttataaaaatagtactaaataagggattagagcaattcgtaggtagtaaaaaagttattatataaatagagggataggttatataaaaagagtaaagaaaagggggaaaaagagacgacttaataaacgggcccgaggtcgaattatacctctaaccatagtaattaaatcgataaaaaaaagagaaagttagtatcggattagaaatctaatttaactatagtatatagccgactacgtaggggctaattaagggccctatttacgattatcgtagctagcttaacttacggttagaacctcctttttatacctactacgcaaatatttatatagtttaattaatctcttcgttaactacggttcgaactaactaccctataatagggatactaacaaggACTTTAATATGGGTATGTAGTTACCCTATCTCTAGCTCCAGTATTCCCCCTGTCTTACTAATAAAGAAACTGCAATTCAGTACACAAAAAGAGAACAGTCAATTCTGACTTCCCTGTAGTACTATATGAGCGGAGTCCAACTAATAGCACGTCTACATCCTTCCAAAGGCCTAAAGCCTCCACGACACTCGACTAACACAAGCAACGTAGATCGGCGGCATCATCGCCTGGGGAGCCTCTCACTACAATGGTCATGAGATCAAGTCATGGCAGCTTTTGTTCCTCGTCCTTGGCGTGGCGACCTGCGCCTGGGGCCTCTTCATCGGCTAGTAGCTGCCCGACTCGCCCATAGCGGCCAAGTGCTTCAACGAGGACCAGAAGCGCCTCATGGTTAAGCGTGTGCGGGCCAACGAGACGGGCATTCAGAACAAGACGTACAAGCGCTACCAGATGATCGAGACCGTCACCGACCCCGTCGTGTGGTGCTACGTCATGCTTCAGGTCACTTCCACCCTCATCATTAGCGGGCTTGGCGTCTTCTCCAACCTCATCATCTCCTCGTTCGGATTCACGTACCTGCAGACGCAGCTCTTAAACATTGCACAGGGTGCCGTCACCATCATTGTCATGGTTAGCAGcgcgaccttagctacttagtCGAGACAGACTGCCTAGGTTATGCATGTGAGTAAAAGCCAAGAATTACTCACTATAAAGAGACGAAGctaactattagtatccctattacagggtagttagttcgaaccgtagttaataaagagattaattaaactatataaatatctacgtagtaagtataaaaaggaggttctaactataagttaggctagttataataatcgtaaatagggcccctaattagcccctatatagtcggctatatactacggtcgaattagacttctaatccgatactaactttctcttttttttatcgatttaactactacggttagaagtataattcgacctcgggcccgtttactaagtcgtctccttttcccccttttctctactctttttatataacctatccttctatttatataataacttttctactacttacgaattactttaatcccttatttagtactatttttataaaagcgtctgcgaggttatttttattattaatctaacggatcttaagtatctcgtgctttttatacgattatttaagggctataatatcgattataagcctcttttccttcgtcgttcctaatttaacaaggcattcgtatagcgagtaagaatcggtataaataactattagaataggtaaaaggctaatttaattagtaatcttctttagtattattaaaattacgtaggagaggttaacgccgttaattatactatagacctttaatattaatatatttcttattacttacttacttttagttaacgagtagtagattatattgctatatatagtaaattcgctcttacttatactcttattaattaggataataatataccctaattacgaagtaaggtcgttattattcgtaaataacctattaacaaagacgtaaagcttactagttataaggttaattaagtaataaacgagacctcgattaagatttgtctattactacttaagccgcttattaagtaccttaacgtcCCGTTCGGttaaatttatagcttatactactctagtatagttaaatattaccttaagctaataaatactcgtaatatatacccctcgtacgagcttagctttatattacttcttaacgtcagttacgtttagattaacgaggttaatcttctcgccctgccctttttactaaaaaacgacggtttcctcttcgattataaaaatcctaccgttaaatactaagggggtatttattataaagacctcttttagctttattataaagcccgctttctaaagctccttattctctttttttataaagttaatattaaataagcttaatatatcgtcggtttatattctaacgatcctaaattagtcgcctttaTACTccataattagtaagtacgggtcgtatatagaggtaactattaatagttaattaatataaaaatcgtagtaagtagcctattaataggtgcccgattctacgagcctatatagtagcttaagcactttaataatcgtgctttttaagtacttactagctatttcctttagtaaataggctaggattttccttataagccctgtggccgattaagtataggcctaggtaatattacggctctaaatctcgtatccctttttctatagcaatactattagtactattattaatcgttagctatagcgctatataataggtaattatataagtagcgttacctttttaacgtcgccgtacccctaaattacgtatctagacttttcgtacggctagggtattcctttccttttaatcttacgaactattcgtaatttaaatatataaaagtttatatatttttttaagttgtataagataaattaatagacccctcgattataaagagtatctacttcgataagatctaatcccttatatagctttttaatagttataattataccttctttatatagtttaactactagctcgaaatcggctttctcttttactatataaaaggtattaattacctcgtcgctagtaataaattgctacgttagggcttaccgtcgtagttttttacgacgtctcgccggtagtattagtacccttttagtaatttcctttttctcgtcgtctattagtattattacgacgatttcgttaaggataatttcctatacctctactacgggttatatagtttcccctagctttttttctttttataagttagaaattacctcgttaagatctatatagtacggtctaactactataattaatactttaaatagctagtcgcgatctcttacgactatataagagcgctcgttaatagaaattaatttatatagcccagcctactattaggtaatttcgcactatactcgtatatccgaatttagtaatatatttaaattatcccttatatcgggcctattatatataataattacctcgttaacttacttttttatatttacctcgcgtagtacccgtattatttttttaactacttaggctcgttagcttatacttagtaatagtagcgaggctaaggtcgtttttaaatatgctctaaatattaatagcgttagtataagtccgttaggccctataatatcgttatagtatttaagtattatctagaggcattcgtcgttagttaaatccggatttttctttttaataattttaaacgccctttttaattattagtataccctctctacctttttaatactatagtacgctttaataagtacgacttttaactatataccgtaggccgtcgtattatccctaaattttactaacttaaagctagtactagcgtcggttctaatgctatttagcggtccttagtatatattaatctagcttttttatagggctacctatactatttttatttataaatcccggaggaattgccttgcttaaaaagatatagatatattaattatatatagtactagccgactatttaagtaaaaaatatcgacgactatttcctagttaaagttaagcttattacgtaatttaaacttaaatctacgtaagctctgcgtatttatttaatattagtaatatacttttattaactactctagcgcccctatttcgatattattattacctaattactttaagaggttatatagcctcgtaattaacgggtacctaaatctctagtatagtcttctaagcttactttccgttaggtaattaattaacttcgtatcgttaataagctttataaacgcatacccctatcgtcgtttaactatctcgaagtacttattactaaagattctattttttatattattaaatataatacctagttaatctatgtctcttagatataagagaaatggggtattaacgggtaaaatataaaaagttatcgttccgaagtacgtctctatttctattatacccagggcgacgatttccttacctaggccaaAACTAATTTtcataatacttattattaatatattaagcattattagcgcgatcttttatagcgcttaaaattacccttttcttttagttaactattacgataccctagtatctaggataatcttataataattatttaggctatactttttatttacgtagaatacttatacgagcttagtattcgagggatctaagtaatataaaaaggacccctctagctacccttagatttgcttagtactatgttccttttttttaaatattaaaagaaatagcgttttctctttaattattaagagaataggctttagctttattaaatttacccttttagccgcttctatatctattatctaagggaccttcccttactatctataaataaaagcctacttattaaaagcttctactactttttattcgtttagcctcgtatatcctctagaggctaacggagtaaaaaaagagtagttaatattatcgatttcgttataatctaattcgttagtatagggggtaagatcttttttattttccgaatctcttatagggggtatatattttaagctactactttagctaccgtcgctaggttccgtacccccggatctacccttatatataataaggaattagttaaattaataagggctagttttactatttactacccttaactttttatactatttatataatttagtacgctcttcttcggagtagttacttaactaatatctatcctttttataaatatagtattactttttttattaccctacccgtaagttaaatctctacttatttaataaatctaggcctttttactagcgattaccgtatctagcttcttttcttttcttattatacgttcgattaatttaatattattaat is a window encoding:
- a CDS encoding allantoate permease — encoded protein: MKQGHTDKESGDNAIAPAPSHVAYEHQEGDKSANGYADAQAIYVDDKTSKELFWTINRRILACMLGTYFCQSLDKGTLGFASIMNIKQDANLVGQQFSWLGTILYMGVLVGEYPTNLLLQKLPVAKYLAANVFCWGIVIACSAAAKNFTALMIVRFLLGVFESCVQPAFIIMTVGLEVQFDRGIQPTAQGPIGGPIYDYRSQPNL